The Porites lutea chromosome 4, jaPorLute2.1, whole genome shotgun sequence genome contains a region encoding:
- the LOC140935264 gene encoding glycoprotein 3-alpha-L-fucosyltransferase A-like, whose translation MKDVHLFAVFVSFVIVSLFLYHSSRGVYSGMDSDNFINIGFQNAPATNYSKPRKILIYTEFFYSGLPWPGLTTTEDFKQFKGQKCSVTNCELTYDKNDSMSSDVVIFHAYNMPSSKEMFRLQRQRPQHQVWVYFHLENPIVTSYIAPHKHRSDLDNVFNWTMTFMRESDIFHPYGFYLPLTKGERSSVPSQNHAIGKTKLAVWLGSGCGQVLDERKVRMMYIHNLRKLIPVDIYGNCAKYFHQTVRDCPKTADDHPTPECASLLQEYKFILAFENMNCKDYITEKYWCNPLELGLVPVVMGGADYKALAIPGSYINVFDFSSLKELADHLIFLDKNDGEYNKYFEWKKLYKVGGCLRGNNMANHYPWMCEVCAAANNGSLLSKPKFYKKIQNFYDPEKRCGIQYSRLKEIISEAFDNSQKLLKITQA comes from the coding sequence ATGAAGGACGTCCATTTATTTGCAGTTTTCGTCAGCTTTGTGATCGTTTCGTTGTTCCTGTATCATTCAAGTCGTGGTGTATATTCTGGGATGGATTCAGATAACTTTATTAATATTGGTTTCCAGAATGCCCCGGCAACAAACTACTCCAAGCCTCGAAAGATTTTAATTTACACAGAGTTCTTTTACAGCGGTTTACCTTGGCCGGGATTGACAACTACAGAAGATTTCAAACAGTTCAAAGGCCAGAAATGCTCAGTAACCAACTGTGAACTAACATACGACAAGAATGACTCCATGAGTAGCGATGTAGTAATCTTTCACGCATATAATATGCCCTCTTCAAAAGAGATGTTTCGATTGCAACGTCAAAGACCTCAACATCAAGTCTGGGTTTACTTCCACCTGGAAAACCCGATAGTTACATCATATATTGCACCTCATAAGCACCGCAGTGACTTGGACAATGTGTTTAACTGGACAATGACGTTTATGCGAGAGTCAGATATTTTCCATCCTTATGGATTTTATTTGCCGCTAACGAAGGGTGAACGTAGTTCAGTACCAAGTCAAAATCACGCCATTGGGAAGACGAAGCTTGCTGTATGGTTGGGAAGTGGTTGTGGCCAAGTTCTGGATGAAAGAAAAGTCCGAATGATGTACATACATAACCTAAGAAAGCTCATTCCCGTTGATATTTATGGAAATTGTGCGAAGTATTTCCATCAAACAGTCCGAGACTGCCCGAAAACGGCGGACGATCATCCGACCCCAGAATGTGCTTCTCTCTTGCAAGAATACAAGTTTATCCTGGCTTTCGAGAACATGAATTGCAAAGATTACATCACTGAGAAATATTGGTGTAATCCCTTGGAACTGGGATTGGTCCCTGTAGTGATGGGGGGTGCAGATTATAAAGCCCTTGCTATaccaggttcttatataaacgTGTTTGATTTCTCGTCTCTGAAAGAATTAGCAGATCATTTGATATTTCTCGACAAAAATGACGGagaatataataaatatttcgAGTGGAAGAAGCTTTATAAAGTTGGCGGCTGTTTGCGAGGCAACAACATGGCGAACCACTACCCCTGGATGTGTGAAGTTTGCGCTGCTGCGAACAATGGATCGCTTTTAAGTAAACCTAAGTTCTATAAAAAgattcaaaatttttatgacCCAGAAAAAAGATGCGGAATACAATATTCACGGCTAAAGGAAATCATATCAGAAGCATTTGATAACTCTCAAAAACTGCTTAAGATAACACAAGCATGA